From a single Brassica napus cultivar Da-Ae chromosome C9, Da-Ae, whole genome shotgun sequence genomic region:
- the LOC111198091 gene encoding trichohyalin-like, protein KLFCKGFTNEQIKTTYLQTSKMLRVTGERPLAGRRWSRFNEVFSVPHNCLVDKIHGNFNNNSLTITMPKEITKMSNLPETSKNMAEKFEKLEEKRLLEQSIRKAKEKEVEKKKKLLEEREGILRKLQEEAKTKEMAERRKLQEEAKAKERAEAKRLQEEAIAKEKAEARKLQEKAKAKELFPLTATRHQPRGTGLGVQYEDFVPNSGWKDQPEATLLTINLPGFTKEQIKTTYVQTSKMLRVTGERPLAGRRWSRFNEVFSVPHNCLVDKIHGNFNNNSLTITMPKETITKMSNLPEASRNMAEKVEKLEEKRLLEESKRKKEEEEAEKKKKLLEEKENILKKLQEEAKAKEVEARKLQEEAKEMVESMRLQEAAIAKERAEAKKLQEEANLKEMAEARKLQEAAIAKELAEARKLLEEAIAEEKAEVRKLQEAAIAKEMAEARRLLEKAIEEEKAEAKRLQEIAKENEIAEAKKLQEAKAKEMAEERKLQEETIAKERADARKLQEVAKAKEMAEARKLQGAIIAKQRAEARRLQEEANAKEMAEAKRLQEEAKAKEMAKAKKLQERAEAKRLQEETRAKEMVEARKLEQATKKKEMAEARRLQEEAIEKEKAEARKLQEEAITKEKLVEEAALENKIQKNKSVVESVRKEKILMQAEDRKPSELEKALKTGLYKIRSWWDQTCIWGSKRGRENQQKKN, encoded by the exons AAACTGTTTTGCAAAGGTTTTACAAATGAGCAAATAAAGACAACGTATTTGCAAACCTCGAAGATGTTAAGAGTCACAGGAGAACGTCCCCTGGCTGGTCGGAGATGGAGTCGTTTCAACGAAGTCTTTTCTGTTCCACATAACTGTCTTGTAGATAAGATCCATGGGAACTTCAATAACAACTCCCTCACCATCACCATGCCTAAGGAGATTACAAAGATGTCTAATCTCCCAGAAACTTCTAAAAATATGGCTGAGAAGTTTGAGAAGCTAGAGGAGAAAAGGTTGTTGGAACAATCTATAAGgaaagcaaaggaaaaagaggttgagaagaagaagaagcttctggaagagagagagggaaTACTTAGGAAGCTGCAAGAAGAAGCTAAAACAAAAGAGATGGCTGAGAGAAGGAAGCTTCAAGAAGAAGCAAAAGCAAAAGAGAGAGCCGAGGCAAAAAGGCTTCAAGAAGAAGCTATAGCAAAAGAGAAGGCTGAAGCAAGGAAGCTTCAAgaaaaagcaaaagcaaaagagTTATTTCCATTAACGGCAACAAGACACCAACCGAGAGGAACAGGCTTGGGGGTTCAGTATGAGGATTTTGTCCCCAATTCTGGTTGGAAAGATCAACCTGAAGCCACTCTTCTCACCATTAATCTTCCAG GTTTTACAAAGGAGCAAATAAAGACAACGTATGTGCAAACCTCGAAGATGTTAAGAGTCACCGGAGAACGTCCCCTGGCTGGTCGGAGATGGAGTCGTTTCAACGAAGTCTTTTCTGTTCCACATAACTGTCTTGTAGATAAGATCCATGGGAACTTCAATAACAACTCCCTCACCATCACCATGCCTAAGGAGACGATTACAAAGATGTCTAATCTCCCAGAAGCTTCTAGAAATATGGCTGAGAAGGTCGAGAAGCTAGAGGAGAAGAGGTTGTTGGAAGAATCTAAAAggaaaaaagaggaagaagaggctgagaagaagaagaagcttctgGAAGAGAAAGAGAACATACTTAAGAAGTTGCAAGAAGAAGCTAAAGCAAAAGAGGTTGAGGCAAGGAAGCTtcaagaagaagcaaaagagaTGGTTGAATCAATGAGGCTTCAAGAAGCAGCTATAGCAAAAGAGAGGGCCGAGGCAAAGAAGCTTCAAGAAGAAGCAAATTTAAAAGAGATGGCTGAGGCGAGGAAGCTTCAAGAAGCAGCTATCGCAAAAGAGTTGGCTGAGGCAAGGAAACTTCTAGAAGAAGCTATAGCAGAAGAGAAAGCTGAGGTAAGGAAGCTTCAAGAAGCAGCTATAGCAAAAGAAATGGCTGAGGCAAGGAGGCTTCTAGAAAAAGCTATAGAAGAAGAGAAAGCTGAGGCAAAGAGGCTGCAAGAAATAGCTAAAGAAAATGAGATTGCTGAGGCAAAGAAACTACAAGAGGCAAAAGCAAAAGAAATGGCTGAAGAAAGAAAGCTCCAAGAAGAAACTATAGCAAAAGAGAGGGCCGATGCAAGGAAGCTTCAAGAAGTAGCTAAAGCAAAAGAGATGGCTGAGGCGAGGAAGCTTCAAGGAGCAATTATAGCAAAACAGAGAGCTGAAGCAAGAAGGCTTCAAGAAGAAGCTAACGCAAAAGAGATGGCCGAGGCAAAAAGGCTTCAAGAAGaagcaaaagcaaaagaaaTGGCTAAGGCGAAGAAGCTTCAAGAGAGAGCTGAGGCAAAGAGGCTTCAAGAAGAAACTAGAGCAAAAGAGATGGTCGAGGCAAGAAAACTTGAACAagcaactaaaaaaaaagagatggcTGAGGCGAGGAGACTTCAAGAAGAAGCTATAGAAAAAGAGAAAGCTGAGGCGAGGAAACTCCAAGAAGAAGCTATAACAAAAGAGAAGCTTGTAGAAGAAGCTGCACTAGAGAATAAGATCCAGAAGAACAAGTCTGTGGTTGAATCTGTAAGAAAAGAGAAGATACTAATGCAGGCAGAAGACAGGAAGCCTTCAGAACTGGAGAAAGCTTTGAAAACTGGACTATACAAAATCCGATCATGGTGGGACCAAACATGTATCTGGGGGAGCAAGCGAGGACGTGAAAATCAGCAGAAGAAAAACTAG
- the LOC106440638 gene encoding 3-ketoacyl-CoA synthase 11-like has translation MSAEEEKRRPLMMGGRRDSSSSDRNLPDFKKSVKLKYVKLGYHYLITHGMYLLLSPLLLLIAAQLSTFSRTDLATLWDHLQYNLISVILCSTLLVFITTIYVMTRPRPVYLVDFSCYKPDEARKRTKKIFMERSKLTGSFTEENLEFQRKILQRSGLGESTYLPEAVLNVPPNPCMAEARKEAEAVMFGAIDELLDKTNVNPKDIGILIVNCSLFNPTPSLSAMIVNHYKLRGNILSYNLGGMGCSAGLISIDLAKHLLNSIPNTYAMVISMENITLNWYFGNDRSKLVSNCLFRMGGAAVLLSNKRWDRRRSKYELVDTVRTHKGADDKCFGCVTQEEDSASKVGVTLSKDLMAVAGDALKTNITTLGPLVLPTSEQLLFFATLVGRKLFKMKIKPYIPDFKLAFEHFCIHAGGRAVLDELEKNLKLTDWHMEPSRMTLYRFGNTSSSSLWYELAYSEAKGRIKKGDRIWQIAFGSGFKCNSSVWRAVRSVNPKKEKNPWMDEIHEFPVDVPTHATI, from the coding sequence ATGTCTgcggaggaggagaagagaagacCATTGATGATGGGAGGAAGAAGAGACTCATCATCATCTGACCGTAACCTCCCGGATTTCAAAAAATCCGTGAAGCTCAAGTACGTCAAGCTAGGCTACCACTACCTCATCACGCACGGCATGTACCTCCTCCTCTCccctctcctcctcctcatcgCCGCTCAGCTCTCCACCTTCTCCCGCACCGACCTCGCCACCCTCTGGGACCATCTCCAGTACAATCTCATCTCCGTGATCCTCTGCTCCACCCTCCTCGTGTTCATAACGACCATCTACGTCATGACTCGTCCCCGTCCGGTTTACTTGGTCGACTTCTCGTGCTATAAACCCGACGAAGCTCGCAAACGCACTAAAAAAATCTTCATGGAGCGGTCGAAGCTCACTGGATCCTTCACCGAGGAGAATCTTGAGTTCCAGAGGAAGATTCTCCAGCGTTCGGGGCTCGGGGAGTCTACTTACTTGCCTGAGGCTGTCCTTAACGTCCCTCCGAATCCGTGTATGGCGGAAGCTAGGAAGGAAGCTGAGGCTGTGATGTTTGGAGCTATCGACGAGCTTCTTGATAAGACCAATGTGAATCCTAAGGATATTGGGATCTTGATTGTTAACTGCAGCCTTTTTAACCCGACGCCTTCTTTGTCTGCTATGATTGTGAATCACTATAAGCTCCGTGGGAATATACTCAGCTACAACTTGGGAGGAATGGGATGCAGCGCCGGGTTGATATCGATAGATCTCGCTAAACACCTTCTCAACTCTATCCCCAACACTTATGCTATGGTGATAAGCATGGAGAATATCACTTTGAACTGGTACTTTGGTAACGACAGGTCGAAGCTTGTTTCTAATTGTTTGTTTAGAATGGGAGGTGCGGCGGTTCTCCTCTCGAATAAAAGATGGGACAGGAGGAGGTCGAAGTACGAGCTTGTTGATACTGTCAGGACGCACAAGGGAGCTGATGATAAATGCTTCGGCTGCGTGACTCAAGAAGAGGATTCCGCGAGCAAGGTCGGCGTGACGCTGTCCAAAGATCTAATGGCTGTTGCGGGAGATGCTTTAAAGACGAACATCACGACGCTAGGACCGCTGGTTCTGCCGACGTCCGAGCAGCTTCTGTTCTTTGCGACGTTAGTGGGGAGGAAGCTCTTCAAGATGAAGATCAAGCCGTACATCCCGGACTTCAAGCTAGCGTTTGAGCATTTCTGCATCCACGCGGGAGGGAGAGCTGTTCTCGATGAGCTGGAGAAGAACTTGAAGCTGACTGATTGGCACATGGAGCCCTCGAGGATGACGCTCTACCGTTTTGGTAACACGTCGAGTAGCTCTTTGTGGTATGAGTTGGCGTATAGTGAGGCTAAGGGAAGGATCAAGAAAGGTGATAGAATCTGGCAGATTGCTTTTGGTTCGGGGTTTAAGTGCAACAGCTCGGTTTGGAGAGCGGTTAGGTCTGTGAATCCTAAAAAGGAGAAGAACCCGTGGATGGATGAGATCCATGAGTTCCCAGTTGATGTCCCAACGCATGCAACAATCTAG
- the LOC106440643 gene encoding DExH-box ATP-dependent RNA helicase DExH3-like has translation MRFTKRISFFLWQATKLPTRSLPRNPSLCRSYIVGAPISSGDVVTGLSYGQIRRRFIGYTAEQFSDDEYECEFEEHKASSSVANVDEWKWKLGILLANDSEREIVSRDKRDRRDYEQISNLAKRMGLYSEIYGKVVVASKVPLPNYRPDLDDKRPQREVVLPLSLQRRVEGLLQEHLDRQQLNSGKANESEADSHPPKQTEELPDESSDAFLDGSVMEKVLQRRSMRMRNMQRAWQESPEGRTMLGFRKSLPSFKDKERLLQAIARNQVIVVSGETGCGKTTQLPQYILESEIESGRGAFCNIICTQPRRISAMAVAERVSAERGEPLGETVGFKVRLEGMRGKNTQLLFCTSGILLRRLLSDRNLNGITHVFVDEIHERGMNEDFLIIVLKELLPRRPDLRLVLMSATLNAELFSNYFGGAPTIHIPGFTHPVKAHFLEDVLEMTGYKLTSFNQVDDYGQEKTWKTQKQLMPRKRKNQITSLVEEALSKSTFESYSSRTRDSLSSWMPDCVGFNLIEAVLCHICRKERPGAVLVFLTGWDDISSLRDQIKAHPLLGDPNRVLLLMCHGSMATAEQRLIFERAPPNIRKIVLATNMAEASITINDVVFVVDCGKAKETTYDALNNTPCLLPSWISQASARQRRGRAGRLLPGECYHLYPKCVYEAFSEYQLPELLRTPLNSLCLQIKSLQVESIAGFLSAALQAPEPLTVQNAIGFLKMIGALDEKENLTDLGKLLSILPVDPKLGKMLIMGAIFHCFDPILTIVSGLSVRDPFLLPQEKKDLALSAKLRFSAKDYSDHMALVRAFEGWKNAEREGSAYEYCWRNFLSAQTLQAIHSLRKQFNYILKEAGLVHDDSALNNKLSHNQSLVRAVICSGLFPGIASVVHRETSMSFKTMDDGQVSLYANSVNSRFPTIPYPWLVFGEKVKVNAVLIRDSTGVPDSSLILFGGSLSTGVQVGHLKMLDGYIDFFMDPNLADSYVKLKEELNKLLQKKLEDPSVDIHKEGKYLMLAVQELVAGDQCEGRFVFGRDTKRASQPQLAGENNKLSKDGTNPKSLLQTLLMRAGHSPPKYKTKHLKTNEFRALVEFKGMQFVGKPQRNKTLAEKDAAVEALAWLTHTSDNSTDQYSGDADSPPDVTDNMLKLLGGKRRRRSKGK, from the exons ATGCGTTTCACCAAACGAATAAGCTTCTTCCTGTGGCAGGCCACCAAGCTCCCCACTCGCTCTCTACCGAGAAACCCATCTTTATGCAGGTCTTATATCGTTGGTGCTCCGATCTCTAGTGGCGATGTTGTCACGGGTTTGTCCTACGGCCAGATACGTCGTCGTTTCATCGGGTACACTGCGGAACAGTTCTCTGATGATGAGTACGAGTGTGAATTCGAGGAACATAAG GCTTCATCTTCTGTGGCCAATGTTGATGAGTGGAAATGGAAGTTAGGGATTCTGCTGGCTAATGATAGCGAACGAGAGATTGTTTCTAGAGACAAAAGAGACCGAAGGGATTATGAGCAGATCTCAAATCTTGCCAAGAGAATGGGACTCTACAG TGAGATCTATGGAAAAGTGGTTGTTGCAAGCAAGGTTCCTCTTCCCAACTACAGGCCAGATTTGGATGATAAGCGTCCACAACGGGAG GTGGTACTTCCTTTGAGTTTGCAGAGAAGGGTAGAGGGGCTACTCCAGGAACACCTTGATAGACAGCAGCTGAACTCAGGAAAGGCTAATGAAAGTGAAGCTGATTCTCATCCTCCTAAGCAGACTGAAGAGCTTCCTGATGAAAGTTCTGATGCGTTTCTAGATGGTTCTGTAATGGAGAAGGTGCTTCAGAGGAGGAGTATGCGGATGCGCAATATGCAGAGAGCCTGGCAG GAATCACCTGAGGGGCGTACAATGCTGGGATTCCGAAAATCTTTGCCTTCATTCAAGGACAAGGAAAGACTTCTTCAAGCTATTGCTCGGAACCAG GTAATAGTGGTATCTGGGGAGACTGGGTGTGGTAAGACAACTCAACTGCCACAGTACATTTTGGAATCGGAGATAGAGTCTGGTCGAGGAGCGTTCTGCAACATCATTTGCACACAACCTCGGAGGATATCTGCCATGGCAGTTGCAGAAAGAGTGTCAGCTGAGAGAGGAGAACCTCTTGGTGAAACG GTTGGGTTTAAAGTTCGTCTAGAAGGAATGAGAGGGAAGAATACTCAACTTCTGTTTTGTACAAGTGGTATTCTACTCAGACGACTGCTTAGTGATCGCAATTTGAATGGCATAACACATGTTTTCGTTGATGAGATTCACGAAAGGGGAATGAACGAAG ATTTCTTGATAATAGTGTTGAAGGAGCTTCTTCCACGGCGTCCGGATCTGAGATTGGTTCTCATGAGTGCCACTTTGAATGCTGAACTCTTCTCTAACTATTTTGGAGGAGCACCTACAATTCACATTCCA GGCTTCACACATCCAGTGAAGGCACATTTTCTGGAGGATGTACTCGAAATGACGGGATATAAGTTGACCTCTTTCAACCAAGTAGATGATTATGGCCAAGAAAAGACTTGGAAAACGCAGAAGCAGTTGATGCCACGCAAAAGGAAAAACCAGATCACTTCTCTTGTTGAG GAAGCTCTTAGCAAGTCAACTTTTGAAAGCTATAGCTCTAGGACTCGTGATTCGCTCTCGTCTTGGATGCCTGATTGCGTAGGATTTAATCTTATTGAGGCCGTTCTCTGTCACATATGCCGCAAAGAACGTCCAGGAGCTGTACTAGTGTTTTTGACAGGATGGGATGATATTAGCTCCCTGAGGGACCAAATCAAAGCACATCCTCTCCTCGGTGATCCCAATAGGGTCTTGCTGTTGATGTGCCACGGTTCAATGGCAACTGCTGAACAG AGACTCATTTTCGAGAGAGCACCTCCTAATATTCGCAAAATTGTACTTGCTACAAACATGGCAGAAGCTAGTATTACAATAAACGATGTAGTTTTTGTGGTTGACTGcggaaaggcaaaagagaccACCTATGATGCTTTGAACAATACACCTTGTTTGCTACCCTCATGGATATCTCAAGCTTCTGCTCGACAG CGAAGGGGTAGAGCTGGTCGTCTGCTTCCGGGAGAATGCTATCACCTGTACCCCAAATGCGTGTATGAAGCTTTTTCGGAGTATCAACTTCCTGAACTTCTGAGGACTCCTTTAAATTCTCTCTGCCTGCAAATTAAAAGTCTTCAGGTTGAAAGCATTGCAGGGTTCTTGTCAGCTGCACTTCAGGCTCCAGAACCTTTGACC GTTCAAAATGCTATTGGATTCCTGAAAATGATCGGAGCACTGGATGAGAAGGAAAATCTGACGGATCTTG GGAAACTCTTGTCGATTCTCCCAGTTGATCCCAAGCTGGGGAAAATGCTCATAATGGGTGCCATCTTCCACTGCTTTGATCCTATCCTGACAATTGTATCAGGGCTCAGTGTCAGAGATCCTTTCCTTCTACCTCAAGAAAAAAAGGAC ttagCTTTATCAGCCAAGTTGAGATTCTCAGCGAAAGACTACAGTGACCATATGGCACTCGTTCGCGCCTTCGAAGGGTGGAAAAACGCTGAAAGAGAAGGATCGGCTTACGAGTACTGTTGGAGGAACTTTCTATCAGCTCAGACGCTTCAGGCGATACATTCTCTGAGGAAGCAGTTCAACTATATCCTGAAAGAAGCTGGCTTAGTACACGATGACTCAGCTCTCAACAACAAGCTAAGTCACAATCAGTCTCTTGTTCGCGCTGTCATTTGCTCTGGCTTATTCCCCGGGATAGCATCTGTTGTG CACAGAGAGACTTCCATGTCGTTCAAGACGATGGATGATGGCCAAGTATCACTATACGCG aaCTCTGTTAATTCGAGGTTCCCGACGATTCCATACCCTTGGCTAGTCTTTGGAGAGAAAGTAAAAGTCAATGCAGTGCTCATAAGAGACTCCACAGGTGTCCCTGATTCCAGTTTGATCCTTTTTGGTGGTTCACTGAGCACCGGAGTACAG GTGGGACATCTAAAAATGCTTGACGGGTACATTGACTTCTTCATGGATCCAAATTTGGCAGACTCCTACGTGAAGCTGAAGGAAGAACTCAACAAGCTTCTTCAGAAGAAG CTTGAAGATCCAAGCGTGGACATCCACAAAGAAGGCAAGTACCTGATGCTTGCAGTCCAAGAGCTCGTAGCTGGAGACCAATGCGAAGGGAGATTCGTATTCGGCCGTGACACAAAGAGGGCAAGCCAACCGCAATTAGCAGGAGAGAACAACAAACTCTCCAAAGACGGGACAAACCCGAAGAGTCTCCTTCAGACGCTTTTAATGAGAGCTGGACACTCGCCTCCAAAGTACAAGACCAAACATCTGAagacaaacgagtttagagcgCTTGTGGAGTTTAAAGGGATGCAGTTCGTTGGGAAGCCTCAGAGGAACAAAACGCTCGCTGAGAAAGATGCAGCTGTTGAGGCCTTGGCTTGGTTGACTCATACCTCTGATAATAGTACTGACCAGTACAGTGGAGACGCGGATTCTCCACCTGATGTTACTGATAACATGCTTAAACTCCTTGGTGGAAAACGGCGCAGGCGGTCCAAAGGCAAGTAG
- the LOC106440645 gene encoding uncharacterized protein LOC106440645 — protein MSAEDFQKKVSIRDSSLAGEMEIECGGSTSSTVGSSRTLVLLRRLLEIQERRAQAYAKLKRGFSEYVETSGEALYQKLCSEITAEFNECSKQVREMETLFLTPDVGRSDLAQLLSDIQTQEKQKLHLTVTIQVLKKAGRPSERMLTHENCKFKKPMQHECVHLHEITEDAGTEEAEADAEFDNALKEAIRGVQDAVTCINEYLEDVRYEIAALEAD, from the exons ATGAGTGCTGAAGATTTTCAGAAGAAGGTTTCCATCAGAGACTCCTCACTCGCCGGAGAAATGGAAATCGAATGCGGCGGGTCTACCAGCTCCACGGTTGGTTCGTCTCGAACTCTGGTTTTGCTTCGGAGACTGCTTGAGATTCAGGAGCGTCGAGCACAGGCCTACGCTAAACTCAAAAG AGGGTTCTCAGAGTATGTGGAGACTAGTGGTGAAGCGCTTTATCAGAAGCTCTGCAGCGAGATTACTGCTGAGTTCAACGAGTGTTCAAAACAA GTACGCGAAATGGAAACTCTGTTTCTGACTCCTGACGTTGGGAGATCGGATCTTGCTCAACTGCTCAGCGACATTCAGACTCAAGAGAAGCAGAAACTGCATCTG acggTTACAATACAGGTGCTAAAGAAGGCAGGGAGGCCGTCAGAACGAATGCTGACACACGAGAACTGCAAGTTCAAGAAACCGATGCAGCACGAGTGTGTGCATCTTCATGAGATTACAGAAGATGCAGGAACAGAGGAAGCAGAAGCGGATGCAGAGTTTGACAACGCTTTAAAAGAAGCAATCAGAGGAGTGCAAGACGCAGTGACTTGCATCAACGAGTATTTGGAAGACGTTAGGTACGAGATTGCAGCCCTTGAAGCTGATTAA
- the LOC106440642 gene encoding protein RESTRICTED TEV MOVEMENT 2, which translates to MAARQQPRGTGLEVQYKDFVPKSDWKDQPEAILFTIDLPGFTKEQIKVMYVHASTMIRVTGERPLAGRKWSRFNKVFTVPQNCLANKIHGSFNNNTLTITMPKETITKMPNLPETSKTMADKVEKLEEKRLLEESTRKEKEAEAEKKKKKLLEEKEGILRKLQEEAKAKEMAEAKKLQEEAVAKEKAGTKRMQEEAIAKEKAEARRLQEEAKAREMVEARRLQEEVIAKEKAEARRLQEEAKAKEMAEAKRLQKAAISKEKLLEEAALEKKIQDKKSMDEFVRKEKMKEKLSYSVLEENKTGKGIMEKIRGREITSEEKKLMMDVGVSAFVIFALGAYVSYRPE; encoded by the exons ATGGCAGCAAGACAGCAACCAAGAGGAACAGGCCTAGAGGTTCAGTATAAAGATTTTGTCCCTAAATCTGATTGGAAAGACCAACCTGAAGCCATTCTATTCACCATTGATCTTCCAG gTTTTACAAAGGAGCAAATAAAGGTAATGTATGTGCACGCCTCAACGATGATAAGAGTCACCGGAGAACGTCCCCTGGCTGGTCGGAAATGGAGCCGTTTCAACAAAGTGTTCACTGTTCCTCAGAATTGTCTAGCAAATAAGATCCATGGGAGCTTCAATAACAACACGTTAACAATCACCATGCCTAAGGAGACGATTACAAAGATGCCTAATCTTCCAGAAACTTCTAAAACTATGGCTGATAAGGTGGAGAAGCTAGAGGAGAAGAGGTTGTTGGAGGAATCTACTAGGAAAGAGAAGGAAGCAGAggctgagaagaagaagaagaagcttttgGAAGAGAAAGAGGGAATACTTAGGAAGCTTCAAGAAGAAGCTAAAGCAAAAGAGATGGCTGAGGCAAAGAAGCTGCAAGAAGAAGCTGTAGCAAAAGAGAAGGCTGGGACAAAGAGGATGCAAGAAGAAGCAATAGCAAAAGAGAAGGCTGAGGCAAGGAGGTTGCAAGAAGAAGCAAAAGCAAGAGAGATGGTAGAGGCAAGGAGGCTTCAAGAAGAAGTTATAGCAAAAGAGAAGGCCGAGGCAAGGAGGTTGCAAGAAGAAGCAAAAGCAAAAGAGATGGCTGAGGCAAAAAGGCTTCAAAAAGCAGCTATATCAAAAGAGAAGCTGTTGGAAGAAGCTGCACTAGAGAAGAAGATCCAGGATAAGAAATCTATGGATGAATTTGTaagaaaagagaagatgaaagaaaaactAAGTTACTCGGTTCTGGAAGAAAATAAAACAGGAAAAGGAATAATGGAGAAAATAAGGGGAAGAGAAATAACAAGTGAAgagaagaagttgatgatggATGTAGGAGTGTCTGCCTTTGTTATCTTTGCCCTAGGAGCTTACGTTTCTTACAGACCAGAATGA
- the LOC106440636 gene encoding eukaryotic translation initiation factor 3 subunit A-like, with product MAARQQPRGTGLGVQHEDFVPKSEWKDQPEATLLTIDLPDFTKEQIKTTYLQTSKMLRVTGERPLAGRRWSRFNEVFSVPHNCLVDKIHGNFNNNSLTITMPKEITKMSNLPETSKNMAEKFEKLEEKRLLEQSIRKAKEKEVEKKKKLLEEREAILRKLQEEAKTKEMAERRKLQEEAKAKDRAEAKRLQEEAIAKEKAEARKLQEKAKAKELFPLTATRHQPRGTGLGVQYEDFVPNSGWKDQPEATLLTINLPGFTNEQIKTTYLQTSKMLRVTGERPLAGRRWSRFNEVFSVPHNCLVDKIHGNFNNNSLTITMPKEITKMSNLPETSKNMAEKFEKLEEKRLLEQSIRKAKEKEVEKKKKLLEEREAILRKLQEEAKTKEMAERRKLQEEAKAKERAEAKRLQEEAIAKEKAEARKLQEKAKAKELFPLTATRHQPRGTGLGVQYEDFVPNSGWKDQPEATLLTINLPGWYTK from the exons atggCAGCAAGACAGCAGCCGAGAGGAACAGGCTTAGGTGTTCAGCATGAGGATTTTGTCCCCAAATCTGAATGGAAAGATCAACCTGAAGCCACTCTTCTCACCATTGATCTTCCAG attTTACAAAGGAGCAAATAAAGACAACGTATTTGCAAACCTCGAAGATGTTAAGAGTCACAGGAGAACGTCCCCTGGCTGGTCGGAGATGGAGTCGTTTCAACGAAGTCTTTTCTGTTCCACATAACTGTCTTGTAGATAAGATCCATGGGAACTTCAATAACAACTCCCTCACCATCACCATGCCTAAGGAGATTACAAAGATGTCTAATCTCCCAGAAACTTCTAAAAATATGGCTGAGAAGTTTGAGAAGCTAGAGGAGAAAAGGTTGTTGGAACAATCTATAAGgaaagcaaaggaaaaagaggttgagaagaagaagaagcttctgGAAGAGAGAGAGGCAATACTTAGGAAGCTGCAAGAAGAAGCTAAAACAAAAGAGATGGCTGAGAGAAGGAAGCTTCAAGAAGAAGCAAAAGCAAAAGATAGAGCCGAGGCAAAAAGGCTTCAAGAAGAAGCTATAGCAAAAGAGAAGGCTGAAGCAAGGAAGCTTCAAgaaaaagcaaaagcaaaagagTTATTTCCATTAACGGCAACAAGACACCAACCGAGAGGAACAGGCTTGGGGGTTCAGTATGAGGATTTTGTCCCCAATTCTGGTTGGAAAGATCAACCTGAAGCCACTCTTCTCACCATTAATCTTCCAG GTTTTACAAATGAGCAAATAAAGACAACGTATTTGCAAACCTCGAAGATGTTAAGAGTCACAGGAGAACGTCCCCTGGCTGGTCGGAGATGGAGTCGTTTCAACGAAGTCTTTTCTGTTCCACATAACTGTCTTGTAGATAAGATCCATGGGAACTTCAATAACAACTCCCTCACCATCACCATGCCTAAGGAGATTACAAAGATGTCTAATCTCCCAGAAACTTCTAAAAATATGGCTGAGAAGTTTGAGAAGCTAGAGGAGAAAAGGTTGTTGGAACAATCTATAAGgaaagcaaaggaaaaagaggttgagaagaagaagaagcttctgGAAGAGAGAGAGGCAATACTTAGGAAGCTGCAAGAAGAAGCTAAAACAAAAGAGATGGCTGAGAGAAGGAAGCTTCAAGAAGAAGCAAAAGCAAAAGAGAGAGCCGAGGCAAAAAGGCTTCAAGAAGAAGCTATAGCAAAAGAGAAGGCTGAAGCAAGGAAGCTTCAAgaaaaagcaaaagcaaaagagTTATTTCCATTAACGGCAACAAGACACCAACCGAGAGGAACAGGCTTGGGGGTTCAGTATGAGGATTTTGTCCCCAATTCTGGTTGGAAAGATCAACCTGAAGCCACTCTTCTCACCATTAATCTTCCAGGCTGgtatacaaaataa